The stretch of DNA CGGTGGTGAGGCCGGTGACGCAGATCGCGGAGGTCGCCGTGAAGAGCGCGTCCGCGAGATCGGTGCGCCGTCCACTGGCCGACATGATCGGCAGCGACAGGAGCGTCGTGAACAGCAGGATCAGTCCGACGAAGATCACGATGGCGAAGCGCGCGGGCGTGCGCGAGGCCAGGTAGGTGAAGCCGTCGCGGAGGCGGACGCCGATGGGGCGTCTGTCGATCGTCTGCACCATGCGGACCTCCTCGGTCAGTCATGCTAGGCGGGTCCGCACGAATCCGGGGATGCGCCGGGAATCGTCCGAGCCCTACCCTTGCACCATGGCGGACATCTTCGACGTCATTGCCGACGTGACGAGGCGCGAACTGCTGCGCATTCTGTTGGAGCGATACGTGGAGGGCGCCGATGCCCCTCACGGCGGAGAGATGAGCGTCGGCGAGCTCGTCACTTCGATGGGGCTCAGCCAACCGACCGTGTCGAAGCACCTCAAGGTGCTGCGCGACAGCTCGCTGGTCACCGTGCGCGACCAGGGTCAGCACCGGTTCTACCGGCTCGACTACGCGCCGCTGGAGACGGTCGAGGATTGGTTGCTGCCGTTCCTCAGCGCCGACTTCGACCCGACGGAGGACGGCCACGCCGACGGTGTCATGTTGAACGCGCGCCTGCGCCGGGTCGCGACGCGCATCGGCGCATTCGCGGGCACCGCCGGGCACCGGGTCTCGTCGGTCACCGCTCGATTGCGTCGCGACGGCGCCTGATCGCGCTGCACAGGCTTCTTTACAGTTGTCACATCTGCACCTAGAGTTTTCATGCTGCACAGGAGTTGCGGTGTCTCACGGCGCGCCACGCGTCGGACTGCTGACGGAACGGTAGTGAATGCACAAGGGAGGGGATGCCGCGATGTCTTTCGCCGATGCTCGCTTCCTCACCGTCGCCGAGGTGGCGGACATGATGCGCGTCTCGCGCATGACCGTCTACCGCCTCGTGCACTCGGGCGAGCTGCCCGCCATCCGCTTCGGCCGGTCGTTCCGTGTGCCCGAGTCGGCGGTGCAGGCCGCGATCGAGAATCACGTCGCGGACACTGCCTGACAACTCCGCCTGAAAGGCGGTTGTCCACCTGCGGTAGACTGCGGGGGCACGTTTTCCGAGGTCTGTACTGACCCGGTCGTCCGTACAGATCCGTTAGAAGGAAAATCCATGGGTTCAGTCATCAAGAAGCGCCGCAAGCGCATGGCGAAGAAGAAGCACCGCAAGCTGCTGCGCAAGACGCGTCACCAGCGTCGCAACAAGAAGTAGATCGCTTCCGATCGAACGACGAGAGCCGGGCATTCGTGCCCGGCTTTCGTCATGTCGGGGACGTTTAGGCTGAACGGGTGAGCGCCACTTCCCTGTCGTTGTACGGCAAGCCCGGATGTCACCTGTGCGAGGTCGCGAAGGAGATCGTCGACACGGTGGTCGCGGAGTTCCCGGAAGGCGCGGTCGACCTCGAGGAGATCGACATCCTGCAGGACCCGGAGCTGGTCGAGAAGTACGGCGAACGCATCCCCGTCCTCTTGATCGACGCCGAATTGCACGCGTTCTGGCGCGTCGACTCGGGCCGCCTGCGCAGGGCACTCGACGCCGCCGTCACCGTCCCGAACTGACCCCCCACCCCCGCGACAGCTCGCGGGGGTGAAGGTGGGCTAGGGGAGGAGGCGGTTCGGGCCGCGGAACAGGTACGTGGTCTCGCGGATGCTCGGCAGGTGCAGCATCAGCATCAGCACGCGGCTGAGACCCATGCCGAAGCCGCCGTGCGGGGGCACTCCGTAGCGGAAGAAGTCGAGGTAGAAGTCGAGCTCTTCCGGCTCGAGTCCCTTGTCCTTCGCCTGCTCGATGAGGACGTCGACGCGGTGCTCGCGCTGAGCGCCCGTCGAGATCTCGGTGCCGTTGAAGATGAGGTCGTAGCTCTGCGTGAGCGACGGGTCGTCGTCGTGGCGGTGGTGGTAGAACGGCCGGATGCTCGAGGCGTAGTCGGTGAGGAAGACGAACTCGCTGCCGAGCTCCTCCTTCACATAGGCCGAGATCTGGCGCTCGCCCTCGGGGTCCATGTCGTCGTCGGCGCGGGGCACCGTGTATCCGCGCTCGGCCACGATGCGCTTCGCCTCGGCGAGCGGGATACGCGGGAACGGTGTGGAGGGGACGACGACGTCGACGTCGAAGAGCGCCTTGATCTCGTCGCCGTGCTTCTCCTTGACCGCGGTGAAGCCCGCGACGATGAGGGCCTCGTGCATCTGCATGACGTCTTCGGCGCTGTCGACCCAGCTGATCTCGGCGTCGACGCTTGTGAACTCGGTCGCGTGCCGCGAGGTGAAGGACGGGTCGGCGCGGAACGCGGGACCGATCTCGAAGACCGAGCCGAAGCCGGCCGGCTGCGCCATCTGCTTGAAGAACTGCGGGCTCTGCGAGAGGTACGCCTTGCCCTCGAAGTAACCGAGCTCGAACAGCTCGGCGCGCGACTCGCTCGCGCTCGCCATCAGCTTCGGGGTGTGGATCTCGACGAAGTCGTGCTCGACCCACCAGGTGCGCAGCGCGTGCTCGAACGTGGTCTGGATGCGGAACACGAGGTTCTGCTCGGGGCGGCGCAGGTCGAGGAAACGCCAGTCGAGCCGCTTGTCGATGCTGCTGTCGTCGGCGATCGGGTTCTCGGGAAGCGCCTTGCCGACGACCTCGAACTCGTCGATCTTGACCTCGATGCCGCCGAGCTTGACGCGCTCGTCGTGCTTCAGCTGGCCGGTGACCTTCACGAAGCTGCCGAGGGTGAGCTCGGAGATGCTCGTCGCGATCGCGTCATCTTCGGCGGGCCGGGGGCGCACCAGCTGAACAGAGCCGCTCTCGTCGCGGAGGATGACGAACTGCACCTTCTTCTGATCGCGGACGGTCTCGACCCAGCCCGCGACGGTTACGGGGCCGTCGTCGAGGCCGGACAGGTGCTTGATCAGGGTGCGAGTCACGGCGACAAAGCTTACTCGGGCTGTCTGCTGACCGAATCAAGGAAAAAGCGGGCTCGAGTCACACGTTCATGCCGATCGGAGGGGGTCGAAGGGCCTGATCTCCTTGATTCGGTCAGCCCTCCCGCTTCGGCCCTGACCGAATGCAGGAGAAATTGCCGTGACGGCCCCGGATCCGGCCCCTTTCGACCCTCCGACACCAGAATCTCCTGCATTCGGTCAGAAAGAAGGGGAGAGGACTGCCGGACCGGGCGCTCGAGGAGATGCGGTCGCCGCCCGTTTCCTTCCGGAACTCCTCGATTCGAGCGGGGAGCGGCGAGTTCTACGCCTCGTAGACTTAGGGCCGTGTCCGCCAGTGCCATCCATCTCGTGCGTCACGGCGAGGTGCACAACCCGACGGGTGTGCTCTACGGGCGCATCGAGGGGTTCGGCCTCTCCGAACTCGGAACGAGGATGGCCGGCGCCGCGGCAACTTCGCTTGCCGATCGCCCCATCACGCGCCTCGTCGCGTCGCCGCTGCAGCGCACGCAGGAGTCCGCGGCGCCGTGGTCCGAACGTTTCGGTCTCGACATCGCCACCGACGAGCGCGTGATCGAGCCGTGGAACAAGTTCGAGGGCACACGCGTGCGATTCGGGCCCGCGATGTTCGCGAAGCCGGAGCTCTGGCAGTGGGTGCGCAACCCGTTGCAGCCGAGCTGGGGCGAACCGTACGTGCAGATCGCCGACCGCATGCTCGCCGCGATCTCCGACGCCTACGACTCCGTCGATGACGGCGAGGTCGTCATCGTCTCGCACCAGCTGCCGATCTGGATGGTGCACCGGCGGTTGAGCGGCGACCGTCTCTACCACGACCCCCGCCGCCGCCGATGCTCGCTGTCGAGCATCACCACGCTCGAGAAGCGGGGCGACCGATTCGTCGAGACGTCGTACAGCGACCCGGCCGCCGGCCTCGCTCAGGGCGCCGTCGATGAGGGAGCGGTATGAGGAAGACACGGGGCCTCTTGGCTATCGTCGCCGCGACCGCACTGCTGCTGGCCGGGTGCGCCAGCGACCCGCTCGCCGATCAGTACCGCGAGGGCAGCGGCAAGGACTACATCGCGGGTGACGGCACGGTCGAGACCTTCGGGGTCGACTCGCGCGGCGAGCCCGTCGAATTCGAGGGCGCCACCGAGAGCGGCGACGAGTTCTCGTCGACCGACGCGCTCGGAGACGTGCTCGTCGTCAACTTCTGGTACGCTCAGTGCCCGCCCTGCCGCGCCGAGGCGAGAGACCTGCAGTCGATCGCCGAGGACTCCGCGGCCGACGGGGTGCAGTTCGTGGGCGTCAACACCCGCGACGAGGCGGGGACCGCGTTGACCTTCGCCGAAGAGTTCGGAGTGACCTACCCGAGCATCCTCGACTACAAGGACGCCGGAGTGCAGCTGGCGTTCAGCGCCCGCATTCCACCGAACGCGGTGCCGACCACTCTCGTGCTCGACCGTGGGGGCCGGGTCGCCGCCCGCATCCTCGGGCAGGTGACCGAGCCG from Herbiconiux sp. L3-i23 encodes:
- a CDS encoding helix-turn-helix transcriptional regulator, yielding MADIFDVIADVTRRELLRILLERYVEGADAPHGGEMSVGELVTSMGLSQPTVSKHLKVLRDSSLVTVRDQGQHRFYRLDYAPLETVEDWLLPFLSADFDPTEDGHADGVMLNARLRRVATRIGAFAGTAGHRVSSVTARLRRDGA
- a CDS encoding histidine phosphatase family protein; translated protein: MSASAIHLVRHGEVHNPTGVLYGRIEGFGLSELGTRMAGAAATSLADRPITRLVASPLQRTQESAAPWSERFGLDIATDERVIEPWNKFEGTRVRFGPAMFAKPELWQWVRNPLQPSWGEPYVQIADRMLAAISDAYDSVDDGEVVIVSHQLPIWMVHRRLSGDRLYHDPRRRRCSLSSITTLEKRGDRFVETSYSDPAAGLAQGAVDEGAV
- a CDS encoding TlpA family protein disulfide reductase codes for the protein MAIVAATALLLAGCASDPLADQYREGSGKDYIAGDGTVETFGVDSRGEPVEFEGATESGDEFSSTDALGDVLVVNFWYAQCPPCRAEARDLQSIAEDSAADGVQFVGVNTRDEAGTALTFAEEFGVTYPSILDYKDAGVQLAFSARIPPNAVPTTLVLDRGGRVAARILGQVTEPSILETIIRETADETA
- a CDS encoding glutaredoxin family protein, whose protein sequence is MSATSLSLYGKPGCHLCEVAKEIVDTVVAEFPEGAVDLEEIDILQDPELVEKYGERIPVLLIDAELHAFWRVDSGRLRRALDAAVTVPN
- a CDS encoding AlpA family transcriptional regulator, producing the protein MSFADARFLTVAEVADMMRVSRMTVYRLVHSGELPAIRFGRSFRVPESAVQAAIENHVADTA
- the aspS gene encoding aspartate--tRNA(Asn) ligase; protein product: MIKHLSGLDDGPVTVAGWVETVRDQKKVQFVILRDESGSVQLVRPRPAEDDAIATSISELTLGSFVKVTGQLKHDERVKLGGIEVKIDEFEVVGKALPENPIADDSSIDKRLDWRFLDLRRPEQNLVFRIQTTFEHALRTWWVEHDFVEIHTPKLMASASESRAELFELGYFEGKAYLSQSPQFFKQMAQPAGFGSVFEIGPAFRADPSFTSRHATEFTSVDAEISWVDSAEDVMQMHEALIVAGFTAVKEKHGDEIKALFDVDVVVPSTPFPRIPLAEAKRIVAERGYTVPRADDDMDPEGERQISAYVKEELGSEFVFLTDYASSIRPFYHHRHDDDPSLTQSYDLIFNGTEISTGAQREHRVDVLIEQAKDKGLEPEELDFYLDFFRYGVPPHGGFGMGLSRVLMLMLHLPSIRETTYLFRGPNRLLP
- a CDS encoding 30S ribosomal protein bS22 is translated as MGSVIKKRRKRMAKKKHRKLLRKTRHQRRNKK